One genomic region from Pseudoduganella lutea encodes:
- a CDS encoding MFS transporter codes for MAGLRARPNNGRGETAVRDDVAGARTGRAALLVLCALLLLGDLGWSLRERSVQELFKMRLLDFSRDATLLNFLIGAMPALIAVGLGPPVGAWSDRTRCRFGRRIPFIFGSALIATAGMLGMAFSTGLATLAFCWIVFEIATIVGNPLFLALINDTVPRPVLGRFFALFRIVSLVTGAGFFALFFHNEAAAVFQPLLTMIAMAYLGCMLLVCWRVREPPHVPVPADGWWPRADTDGKWWRLFAAVALGAVAVLPININALNACAQFGADAGDFGRAIALTYAISAVLAWPMGWLADRFHPLRVGTVALAAYALCMLGAWQLVAGRTGFIVALVAHGVLAGCFLTGTVSLLPAVLPRARFSQLAAVSASVTAVLVVAAAMGLGALLDATGRDYRLLYPAGALAAGCGVVLWWSLWRRELPPRP; via the coding sequence ATGGCAGGGCTGCGGGCAAGGCCGAACAACGGACGGGGAGAAACGGCGGTGCGGGATGACGTGGCAGGCGCCAGGACAGGGCGCGCGGCACTGCTGGTGCTGTGCGCCCTGTTGCTGTTGGGGGATCTCGGCTGGTCGCTGCGCGAACGCTCCGTGCAGGAACTGTTCAAGATGCGCCTGCTCGACTTCAGCCGCGATGCCACGCTGCTCAACTTCCTCATCGGCGCCATGCCCGCCCTGATCGCCGTTGGCCTGGGGCCGCCCGTGGGCGCCTGGAGCGACCGCACCCGTTGCCGTTTCGGGCGCCGCATTCCCTTCATTTTCGGCAGCGCCCTCATCGCCACCGCCGGCATGCTCGGCATGGCGTTCAGTACCGGCCTGGCCACGCTGGCCTTCTGCTGGATCGTGTTCGAGATCGCCACGATCGTCGGCAATCCACTGTTCCTCGCCCTGATCAACGACACCGTGCCGCGGCCGGTGCTGGGCCGCTTCTTCGCGCTGTTCCGCATCGTCAGCCTGGTGACCGGCGCCGGCTTCTTCGCGCTGTTCTTCCACAACGAAGCCGCCGCCGTGTTCCAGCCGCTGCTGACGATGATCGCCATGGCCTACCTGGGCTGCATGCTGCTCGTGTGCTGGCGCGTGCGCGAGCCGCCGCATGTTCCCGTGCCGGCTGACGGCTGGTGGCCGCGCGCGGATACGGACGGCAAGTGGTGGCGCCTGTTCGCGGCCGTGGCGCTCGGCGCGGTGGCGGTCCTGCCGATCAACATCAATGCCTTGAACGCGTGCGCGCAGTTCGGCGCGGATGCGGGAGATTTCGGTCGCGCGATCGCGTTGACGTATGCGATTTCCGCCGTGCTGGCATGGCCGATGGGCTGGCTCGCCGACCGCTTCCATCCGCTGCGCGTGGGGACGGTGGCGCTGGCCGCCTATGCCTTGTGCATGCTGGGCGCGTGGCAGCTGGTGGCGGGGCGCACCGGCTTCATCGTCGCCCTCGTGGCGCACGGTGTGCTGGCGGGGTGTTTTCTTACCGGGACCGTTTCGCTGCTGCCGGCCGTGCTGCCGCGCGCCCGCTTTTCGCAGCTGGCGGCGGTGTCGGCTTCGGTGACGGCGGTACTCGTGGTGGCGGCGGCGATGGGCCTGGGAGCGCTGCTGGACGCGACGGGCCGGGACTACCGGCTGCTGTATCCGGCCGGCGCCCTGGCCGCCGGCTGCGGGGTGGTGCTGTGGTGGAGCCTGTGGCGGCGGGAGCTTCCGCCACGGCCTTGA
- a CDS encoding TonB-dependent receptor, with protein sequence MSKNMQQPASLAIRPAAAAVALALSVLAHGAAAQEAPVDDGKVEKVVVTANKRAQNLQDVPAAITVLSDATLQRNNVRDINDLPNLSPALTVTYSTQPGNFSINMRGIGTYSLGIGVESDVAVVIDDIPFAMQANAFKDLADVFRVEVLKGPQSTLLGKSSIAGAVNITTKPIDSAWKTKATTYVSDDGEWRAMGSVSGALSDTVRARIAVNKSSFDGVVKNLATGDRLNGSRSTNFVGKIEWRPDDQWMVTLSPRASKSTVACCVQPFSSMTPGGLYQNVAQLPASTLLAGIAPGPGNVSVRNDFPAGGKARDKGAGLKVSYAFDEAGPLAGYTLSAITSWSNYHMDDYQDGDGTDGDILGYLPVNGAVTGLHGGLYQFGLFDVTSRTAELRLTSPDAGRFKYVAGLWYGDNDLARELTRAPVSTYVTDYGATAYNTSYAAFGQATWDFTPATSVIAGVRFNKEDTGYTFTRYNPPPATSRVVTERLAGDDSETDITGRLGLEHRFNPNAMAYTTWSTGHKGVAYDLTSSFNGAIAKNQPVPGEDARSIEAGLKLGLLDGRMSLDLAVFRTSFTGFQQSAGFYDNDGVFRTTLHSIGGLRTSGFEADLGWRVNSRLQLNGAFAYTRAVVTEFENGPCHSVLNDAGTGTRVGGNCAPNPRYNNTNVADLAGATLPNAPKFKFNLGGQLDIPTTRSFNGFITGAWRFQSRTQFNLNQDPMTVQGGYGILNLGVGIRDKKDAYKVTFLVNNVFDKSYATGLANNWGNGTWSTRAPNSAVLVNTTQWTPARDYQRYVAVRADFTF encoded by the coding sequence GTGAGCAAGAACATGCAGCAGCCAGCCAGCCTGGCAATCCGCCCCGCGGCGGCGGCGGTCGCCCTGGCGTTGTCCGTCCTGGCGCATGGCGCGGCGGCCCAGGAAGCGCCGGTCGACGACGGCAAGGTGGAGAAGGTGGTGGTCACGGCGAACAAGCGTGCGCAGAACCTGCAGGACGTGCCGGCCGCCATCACGGTGCTGAGCGATGCCACGCTGCAGCGGAACAATGTCCGCGACATCAACGACCTGCCGAACCTGTCGCCCGCGCTGACCGTCACGTATTCCACGCAGCCGGGGAACTTCAGCATCAACATGCGCGGCATCGGCACCTACTCGCTGGGCATCGGCGTCGAATCCGACGTGGCCGTCGTCATCGACGACATCCCGTTCGCGATGCAGGCGAATGCGTTCAAGGACCTGGCGGACGTGTTCCGCGTCGAGGTCCTGAAGGGACCGCAAAGCACGCTGCTGGGCAAGAGCTCGATCGCCGGCGCCGTCAACATCACGACGAAACCGATCGACAGCGCGTGGAAGACGAAAGCCACCACCTACGTGTCCGACGATGGCGAATGGCGCGCGATGGGCTCCGTGTCCGGCGCGTTGAGCGACACGGTGCGCGCGCGCATCGCCGTCAACAAGTCGTCGTTCGATGGCGTGGTGAAGAACCTCGCCACCGGCGACCGGCTGAACGGCTCGCGCAGCACGAATTTCGTCGGCAAGATCGAGTGGCGGCCGGACGACCAGTGGATGGTCACGCTCAGCCCGCGCGCCAGCAAGTCCACGGTGGCCTGCTGCGTGCAGCCGTTTTCCAGCATGACGCCGGGTGGCCTGTACCAGAACGTGGCGCAGCTGCCCGCATCCACGCTGCTGGCCGGGATCGCGCCCGGCCCCGGCAATGTCAGCGTGCGCAACGACTTCCCGGCGGGCGGCAAGGCCCGGGACAAGGGCGCGGGCCTGAAGGTAAGCTACGCGTTCGACGAGGCGGGGCCGCTGGCCGGCTATACGCTGAGTGCCATCACGTCGTGGTCCAACTACCACATGGACGACTACCAGGATGGCGACGGCACCGACGGCGACATCCTCGGCTACCTGCCGGTGAATGGCGCGGTGACGGGCCTGCACGGCGGCCTGTACCAGTTCGGCCTGTTCGATGTCACGTCGCGCACGGCGGAACTGCGCCTGACGTCTCCCGACGCGGGCCGCTTCAAGTACGTGGCCGGCCTCTGGTACGGCGATAACGACCTGGCGCGCGAACTGACCCGCGCACCGGTATCGACGTACGTGACGGATTACGGCGCCACCGCCTACAACACCAGCTATGCGGCATTCGGCCAGGCCACCTGGGACTTCACGCCCGCCACGAGCGTGATCGCCGGCGTGCGCTTCAACAAGGAAGACACGGGCTACACCTTTACGCGCTACAACCCGCCACCGGCGACGTCGCGCGTGGTGACCGAACGACTGGCCGGCGACGACAGCGAGACCGACATTACCGGCCGCCTCGGGCTGGAACACCGTTTCAACCCGAATGCGATGGCCTATACGACGTGGTCGACGGGGCACAAGGGCGTGGCGTACGACCTCACGTCGAGCTTCAACGGCGCGATCGCGAAGAACCAGCCGGTGCCCGGCGAGGATGCGCGCAGCATCGAGGCGGGCCTGAAACTGGGCTTGCTGGACGGCCGCATGTCGCTCGACCTGGCCGTGTTCCGCACCAGCTTCACGGGGTTCCAGCAGTCGGCCGGCTTCTACGACAACGATGGCGTGTTCCGCACCACGCTGCACTCGATCGGCGGCCTGCGCACCAGCGGCTTCGAGGCGGACCTGGGCTGGCGTGTCAACAGCCGGCTGCAGCTCAATGGCGCCTTTGCCTACACGCGCGCCGTCGTCACCGAGTTCGAGAACGGCCCGTGCCACAGCGTGCTCAATGACGCCGGTACCGGCACCCGGGTCGGCGGCAATTGCGCGCCGAACCCCCGGTACAACAACACGAACGTGGCCGACCTGGCCGGCGCCACCTTGCCGAACGCGCCGAAGTTCAAGTTCAACCTGGGCGGCCAGCTCGACATCCCGACCACCCGGTCGTTCAACGGCTTCATTACCGGCGCCTGGCGTTTCCAGAGCAGGACGCAGTTCAACCTCAACCAGGATCCGATGACGGTGCAGGGTGGTTACGGCATCCTCAACCTGGGCGTGGGCATCCGCGACAAGAAGGATGCCTACAAGGTCACGTTCCTGGTCAACAACGTGTTCGACAAATCGTACGCCACGGGCCTGGCCAATAACTGGGGCAACGGCACCTGGAGCACGCGGGCGCCGAACAGCGCCGTGCTGGTCAACACCACGCAATGGACGCCGGCGCGCGATTACCAGCGCTACGTCGCCGTGCGGGCCGACTTCACCTTCTGA
- a CDS encoding LacI family DNA-binding transcriptional regulator codes for MKKQAVTLVQVAAKAGVAVMTASRAISGDGYVSEETRNKVLAAADALGYAPNALARVMKGGRTNVLGVVVNDLSSVVVNAFVSALTEEVRKYEMDLFIYNSSVQLDEQAQRRHGQLLHGLWDGLIYVLPRMTDEYLAALEASGSPVVLVNFCRRPTTLPVVLGDNFNGARDAVASLVAQGHARIAFIRGSHWTGQSAERERGYRQAMADAGLPVDERWVAQGTFSEKSGLEAGQALFALDPRPTAVFAANDEMALGCMNAARALGLRLPEDVSLVGFDDVPGAVTAQPPLTTLRHPLALMAQATVQELMRRVLHEPGTRQRVEFPAEMVMRGSTAPIATAPAAAKRRTRKA; via the coding sequence ATGAAGAAGCAGGCGGTGACACTGGTACAGGTGGCGGCAAAGGCGGGCGTTGCGGTAATGACGGCGTCGCGCGCCATTTCCGGCGATGGCTACGTGTCGGAGGAAACCCGCAACAAGGTGCTGGCCGCCGCCGACGCGCTGGGTTACGCGCCGAATGCGCTGGCGCGCGTGATGAAGGGCGGGCGCACCAATGTGCTGGGCGTCGTCGTCAACGACCTCAGCTCGGTGGTCGTCAACGCCTTTGTTTCCGCGCTGACCGAGGAAGTGCGCAAGTACGAGATGGACCTGTTCATCTACAACTCCTCCGTGCAGCTCGACGAGCAGGCCCAACGCCGCCACGGGCAATTGCTGCACGGGCTGTGGGATGGCCTGATCTACGTGCTGCCGCGCATGACGGACGAATACCTGGCCGCGCTGGAAGCCAGTGGCAGCCCGGTCGTGCTGGTGAACTTCTGCCGGCGCCCGACCACGCTGCCCGTGGTGCTGGGCGATAACTTCAATGGCGCGCGCGATGCCGTGGCCAGCCTCGTGGCGCAGGGGCACGCGCGCATCGCCTTCATCCGCGGCTCGCACTGGACGGGGCAAAGCGCGGAACGCGAGCGGGGCTATCGCCAGGCGATGGCCGACGCGGGACTGCCGGTCGACGAACGGTGGGTGGCGCAAGGCACGTTCAGTGAAAAGTCCGGGCTGGAAGCGGGGCAGGCACTGTTCGCGCTCGATCCCCGCCCGACCGCCGTGTTCGCGGCCAACGATGAAATGGCGCTCGGCTGCATGAATGCCGCCCGCGCACTGGGCCTGCGCCTGCCGGAAGACGTGTCGCTGGTTGGCTTCGACGACGTGCCTGGCGCCGTCACCGCGCAGCCGCCCCTTACCACGCTGCGGCACCCGCTGGCGCTGATGGCGCAGGCGACCGTTCAGGAGCTGATGCGCCGCGTGCTGCATGAACCGGGCACCCGGCAGCGCGTGGAATTCCCCGCCGAGATGGTGATGCGCGGGTCGACCGCGCCGATCGCCACCGCGCCCGCCGCTGCCAAGCGGCGCACGCGCAAGGCCTGA
- a CDS encoding polysaccharide lyase 8 family protein gives MSPFRRAAMRVALVAAMRVAFVAAFVAAPVPGLAAPAAAGTADRFDTLHARWQLHLTGAATLDRADPDVAAQLHARSRAAQGWLAGMHAAPDATRLWDDIAGFDDPKRLLASAAVTANAARLQQMALAYAAPGAPSHGDVALRDAVLAGTGWLLEHHYRRGKPAFGNWWDWQIGTPLRLLDIVTLMHAEVPRPLRERAVAAVNWHVPDPRYRTRNDGTIDRHNAETGANLLDKSLAAILAGMLARDEDRVALGRDAIGPALDCVETGDGFYRDGSFVQHGWVPYTGSYGAVALADFARLVHLLSGSAWPIGEARLARIVRWARDSYAPWFIDGGMPDALRGRKIATPTQTEHSVGRGMIASLATLAASAPAADATALRAAIKGWMARDRTFGAAYLAAPGGMGISALSLYELGLLKAIAADPAIPAAPEPPGARLYASMDRAILRGTGFAAVVSMTSPRMSAFESGNGENLLGWWTGMGMLALYTADQAQFGGAFWPTVDIRRLPGTTTDRSGSGWPVDWKMYPNKERWVGGATLGRHAALGMAFSLEGVTGSTLHGRKSWFLLGERILAMGAGIGGGAGPAETIVENRRLADPAARFVIDGAPRANGSVRGARWAHLRDDRAGSSIGYVFPHGADVVAGRGERRGAWRALNDQGSTEELSATFQSLALPHGARSDYAYVLLPNASVAATGQAAREPGLRIEANDATAAAVLDLAANVYAANLWRAGSAPRAGRAYVTASGPAAVVLAEEGGQLHLSIAEPTQGLDSLELSVARPVAAVLSADPAITVLATAPRLRLRIDTAKAAGKSHAAVFSLPAAHALTPRP, from the coding sequence ATGAGTCCCTTCCGCCGTGCCGCCATGCGCGTCGCCTTAGTCGCCGCCATGCGTGTCGCCTTCGTTGCCGCATTCGTGGCGGCGCCCGTGCCCGGTCTGGCAGCACCGGCGGCCGCCGGCACTGCCGACCGTTTCGACACGCTGCACGCACGCTGGCAATTGCACCTGACCGGCGCCGCGACGCTGGATCGTGCCGATCCGGACGTGGCGGCCCAGCTGCACGCCCGCTCGCGCGCTGCGCAGGGCTGGCTGGCCGGCATGCACGCGGCGCCGGATGCGACCAGGCTGTGGGACGACATCGCCGGCTTCGATGACCCGAAACGCTTGCTGGCCTCGGCGGCGGTGACCGCGAACGCCGCCCGCCTGCAGCAGATGGCGCTGGCGTATGCGGCACCGGGCGCGCCGTCGCATGGCGATGTCGCGTTGCGCGATGCCGTCCTGGCCGGCACCGGGTGGCTGCTGGAACATCATTACCGGCGGGGCAAGCCGGCCTTCGGCAACTGGTGGGACTGGCAGATCGGCACGCCGCTGCGCCTGCTCGACATCGTCACGCTGATGCATGCGGAAGTGCCGCGGCCCCTGCGCGAGCGTGCCGTGGCGGCCGTGAACTGGCATGTGCCGGACCCGCGCTACCGCACCCGCAACGATGGCACCATCGACCGGCACAACGCCGAGACGGGCGCCAACCTGCTGGACAAGTCGCTGGCCGCGATCCTTGCCGGCATGCTGGCCCGCGACGAAGACCGCGTCGCGCTGGGCCGCGATGCCATCGGCCCGGCGCTCGACTGCGTGGAGACGGGCGACGGCTTCTATCGCGACGGCTCCTTCGTGCAGCATGGCTGGGTGCCGTACACGGGCAGCTACGGCGCCGTGGCGCTGGCCGATTTCGCCCGGCTCGTGCACCTGCTGTCCGGCTCCGCCTGGCCGATCGGCGAGGCGCGCCTCGCGCGCATCGTCCGGTGGGCACGCGACAGTTATGCGCCGTGGTTCATCGACGGCGGCATGCCCGACGCGCTGCGCGGCCGCAAGATCGCCACGCCCACGCAGACCGAGCACTCGGTGGGGCGCGGCATGATCGCCAGCCTCGCCACACTGGCGGCATCGGCGCCGGCCGCCGATGCGACCGCGCTGCGTGCCGCGATCAAGGGATGGATGGCGCGCGACCGCACGTTCGGCGCCGCTTACCTGGCGGCGCCGGGCGGCATGGGCATCTCGGCCCTGTCGCTGTACGAACTGGGGCTGCTGAAGGCGATCGCCGCCGACCCGGCCATTCCGGCGGCGCCGGAACCGCCGGGTGCGCGGCTGTATGCCTCGATGGACCGGGCGATCCTGCGCGGCACCGGCTTCGCGGCCGTGGTGAGCATGACGTCGCCACGCATGTCGGCCTTTGAATCGGGCAACGGCGAAAACCTGCTGGGGTGGTGGACCGGCATGGGCATGCTGGCCCTGTACACGGCGGACCAGGCGCAGTTCGGCGGCGCGTTCTGGCCCACCGTCGACATCCGGCGCCTGCCGGGCACCACGACGGACCGCAGCGGCAGCGGCTGGCCGGTCGACTGGAAGATGTACCCGAACAAGGAGCGCTGGGTGGGCGGCGCCACGCTGGGCCGGCACGCGGCGCTGGGCATGGCGTTCTCGCTGGAAGGCGTTACGGGGTCCACGCTGCACGGCAGGAAATCGTGGTTCCTGCTGGGCGAGCGCATCCTGGCCATGGGCGCCGGCATCGGTGGCGGCGCAGGGCCGGCCGAGACCATCGTGGAGAACCGCCGGCTGGCCGATCCCGCCGCGCGCTTCGTCATCGATGGTGCCCCGCGGGCCAACGGCAGCGTGCGCGGTGCACGCTGGGCCCATCTGCGGGACGACCGGGCCGGCAGCAGCATCGGCTATGTGTTTCCGCACGGTGCCGACGTGGTGGCCGGGCGCGGGGAACGCCGCGGCGCGTGGCGTGCGCTGAACGACCAGGGCAGCACGGAAGAACTGAGCGCGACATTCCAGTCTTTGGCACTGCCGCATGGCGCCAGGAGTGACTATGCCTACGTGCTGCTGCCCAACGCCAGCGTCGCCGCCACCGGGCAGGCCGCGCGGGAACCCGGGCTGCGTATCGAGGCGAACGACGCCACCGCTGCCGCCGTGCTGGACCTGGCCGCGAACGTGTATGCCGCCAACCTGTGGCGAGCCGGCAGCGCGCCGCGCGCGGGGCGCGCCTATGTCACGGCATCCGGTCCGGCGGCCGTGGTGCTGGCCGAGGAGGGTGGCCAGTTGCACTTGTCGATTGCCGAGCCCACGCAAGGGCTGGACAGCCTGGAACTGTCGGTGGCGCGGCCGGTGGCGGCCGTCTTGTCCGCCGACCCCGCCATCACCGTGCTGGCCACGGCGCCGCGGCTGCGCCTGCGCATCGACACCGCGAAAGCGGCCGGCAAGAGTCACGCCGCCGTGTTTTCACTGCCGGCGGCGCACGCTCTCACGCCCCGTCCTTGA
- a CDS encoding glycoside hydrolase family 88/105 protein, producing MHCKPFQLTPLAVLCAVAVTCVAVPAAVSAAPATASVPVLAAAAMPAPAAAATLALMEKAADWQLAHPTDYPADDWTEAVGDAGFMALAGVSGKAAYRDAMLAMARKNRWRLGPSLYHADDQAVGQTYAELYQQLRDPAMIAPMRAQFDGILAEPRDGTLDFLVPGVLMRWSWCDSLFMGPPAWARLSSVTGDPRYLEFAIERWWRTSDYLYDKTEHLFFRDSRYFSQREANGKKVFWGRGNGWVLAGLARMLQYVPANHPSRARFEQQYREMAARLLQLQQADGLWRASLLDPASYPGRETSGTGLYTYGLAWGVNQGLLPKETYGPAVKRAWQALSSHVTAEGRLTHVQPIGADPKRFDPRSTDVFAVGALLMAGSEMYRMGLVEAAAPRIVTVTNGGAAYRLEELVAAPGTDMVVMDAITSRVLPSQAGGDGVRFQADLAPGETRRYLLFPRQALPAVPASLADARASQGARPAGAVQVAVAQ from the coding sequence GTGCATTGCAAGCCTTTCCAATTGACGCCACTGGCCGTGCTGTGCGCCGTTGCCGTGACCTGTGTCGCTGTGCCGGCGGCTGTGTCGGCGGCGCCAGCCACCGCGTCCGTCCCGGTGCTGGCCGCCGCCGCCATGCCGGCGCCCGCTGCCGCGGCCACGCTGGCCCTGATGGAAAAGGCGGCGGACTGGCAACTGGCCCATCCCACCGACTACCCGGCCGACGACTGGACCGAAGCGGTGGGCGACGCCGGCTTCATGGCCCTGGCCGGCGTTTCCGGCAAGGCGGCCTACCGCGATGCGATGCTGGCGATGGCGCGCAAGAACCGCTGGCGGCTCGGCCCCAGCCTGTACCACGCGGACGACCAGGCCGTCGGCCAGACCTATGCCGAGCTGTACCAGCAACTGCGCGACCCGGCGATGATCGCGCCGATGCGCGCCCAGTTCGACGGCATCCTCGCCGAACCGCGCGACGGCACGCTGGACTTCCTCGTTCCCGGCGTGCTGATGCGCTGGTCGTGGTGCGATTCGCTGTTCATGGGGCCGCCGGCATGGGCGCGGCTGTCGTCCGTCACCGGCGATCCGCGCTACCTGGAGTTCGCGATCGAGCGCTGGTGGCGCACGTCGGACTACCTGTACGACAAGACCGAGCACCTGTTCTTCCGCGACAGCCGCTACTTCAGCCAGCGCGAGGCCAACGGCAAGAAGGTGTTCTGGGGCCGTGGCAACGGCTGGGTGCTGGCGGGCCTGGCGCGCATGCTGCAGTACGTGCCGGCCAACCACCCGTCGCGCGCCCGGTTCGAGCAGCAGTACCGCGAGATGGCGGCGCGCCTGCTGCAACTGCAGCAGGCCGACGGCCTGTGGCGCGCCAGCCTGCTGGACCCGGCCAGCTACCCGGGCAGGGAAACCAGCGGCACCGGGCTGTACACGTATGGGCTGGCCTGGGGCGTCAACCAGGGCCTGCTGCCGAAAGAGACCTACGGCCCGGCCGTGAAGCGCGCGTGGCAGGCATTGTCGTCGCACGTGACGGCCGAGGGCAGGCTGACGCACGTGCAGCCGATCGGCGCCGACCCGAAGCGCTTCGATCCCCGCTCGACGGACGTGTTCGCGGTGGGCGCGCTGCTGATGGCCGGCAGCGAGATGTACCGGATGGGCCTCGTGGAAGCGGCCGCGCCGCGCATCGTCACCGTGACCAATGGCGGCGCGGCCTACCGGCTCGAAGAATTGGTTGCGGCCCCGGGCACCGACATGGTGGTGATGGATGCGATCACCTCGCGCGTGCTGCCATCGCAAGCGGGGGGCGACGGCGTACGGTTCCAGGCCGACCTGGCGCCGGGCGAAACACGCCGCTACCTGCTGTTCCCGCGCCAGGCGCTGCCCGCGGTGCCGGCGTCGCTGGCCGATGCGCGGGCGTCGCAGGGGGCGCGTCCCGCCGGCGCGGTGCAGGTAGCGGTCGCGCAGTGA